The genomic window TTAAGCACCATGGGTGCATTGTGGAATGCGCGGCAGGTCGGGGGTGTCAAGATTTATCCCACGGTTAGCGGGCAGTTTTCCTTTTTGATTACCTTGTTTGATCTAGAAACCAACCGACCCATCGCGGTGCTCGACGGTGCCGAAATCACCAAATTCCGCACCGCCGGGTTGACCGCACTGATAGCGTCCAAGACGGCTAGCCAACGGGTCAAGAAGCTTGCCTTGTTTGGCGCTGGCTTTCAAGGAACCGCCCAAGCGCTGGCGCTGTGTGCGGTCTTCCAGTTCGACGCAATATCCGTGGTCGACCCACTCGTGGACGATGCTTGGTGCAGCCGTCTGGCCTTGCAAACAGGCAGTGTTGTCAAGCGGTGCAGTCCTGAGGCTGCGACGTTGGATGCTGACATTGTGGTCACCGCCACGCGTTCACAGACGCCGGTGTTTGACGGCAACTGGCTCAAGCCGGGGGCCTTCGTTTCAGCGATTGGTATCAGTGCACCCAAGGGGCGTGAACTGGACGACGCGACCCTGTCCCGCGCCAATCGAATCATCGTGGAATGGAAGCCGCAGAGCTTGCGCGAAGCCGGTGAACTCGTGTTATGGCAAACCGACAACGCGTTGGAGCGTGAAAAAATTGTGGATCTACCGGAGCTCTACCGCCGGTCCGAACCTTGGCGCGGCAGTGAGGAAGACATCATCGTGGCCAAATCCGTGGGGGTTGGCCTCTCGGACGTCGCGTGTGCCTATCTGGCGTTCACCCGTAGTCAGCAAGTGCAAGAAACGCA from Rhodoferax sp. AJA081-3 includes these protein-coding regions:
- a CDS encoding ornithine cyclodeaminase family protein, which encodes MQPTYLDDDTISVFLDYPRVVAILDEAFADLAVGRAEIHARQRTDSLNLRLSTMGALWNARQVGGVKIYPTVSGQFSFLITLFDLETNRPIAVLDGAEITKFRTAGLTALIASKTASQRVKKLALFGAGFQGTAQALALCAVFQFDAISVVDPLVDDAWCSRLALQTGSVVKRCSPEAATLDADIVVTATRSQTPVFDGNWLKPGAFVSAIGISAPKGRELDDATLSRANRIIVEWKPQSLREAGELVLWQTDNALEREKIVDLPELYRRSEPWRGSEEDIIVAKSVGVGLSDVACAYLAFTRSQQVQETQAKGAAA